A genomic window from Lotus japonicus ecotype B-129 chromosome 1, LjGifu_v1.2 includes:
- the LOC130728989 gene encoding cytokinin hydroxylase-like, producing the protein MAMVVLTTLLSMLTALLLKLIYDSLSCYWLTPLRIKKIMEMQGVRGPKPRLFTGNILDMASLVSKTTSQDMKTISHDIVGRLLPHFLVWSSQFGKRFLYWNGTEPRLCLTETDLIKEFLSKCSTVSGKSWQQRQGSKHFIGEGLLMANGKDWYHQRHIVAPAFMGDRLKSYSGHMVQCTKEMLQSLENAVESGETEVEIGQYMTKLAADIISRTEFGTSYKKGKKIFHLLKVLQSRCAQASRHLCFPGSRFFPSKYNREIKALKMEVETLLMEIIQSRKDCVEIGRSNSYGNDLLGILLNEMQKKRGDGNSLNLQLVMDECKTFFFAGHETTALLLTWTVMLLASNPSWQDKVRAEVKRVCNGETPSVDLLSKLTLLHMVINESMRLYPPASVLPRMAFEDIVLGDLYIPKGLSIWIPVLAIHHSEKLWGKDANEFNPERFTSKSFIPGRFLPFASGPRNCVGQAFALMEAKIILAMLISRFSFTISENYKHAPVVVLTIKPKYGVQVCLKPLEP; encoded by the exons ATGGCTATGGTGGTCCTCACAACCCTCTTGTCCATGCTCACAGCCCTGCTACTTAAACTCATCTATGACAGCCTCTCATGTTACTGGCTCACTCCCCTACGCATCAAGAAGATCATGGAGATGCAAGGTGTGCGCGGCCCGAAACCGCGCCTCTTCACCGGCAACATCTTGGACATGGCTTCCCTTGTCTCAAAAACAACCTCTCAAGACATGAAAACCATCAGCCATGACATAGTTGGTCGCCTTCTACCACATTTTCTGGTCTGGTCCAGCCAGTTTG GAAAGAGGTTTCTATATTGGAATGGAACAGAGCCAAGGTTGTGTCTCACTGAGACTGATTTGATCAAAGAGTTCCTTTCAAAATGCAGCACAGTATCTGGGAAATCCTGGCAGCAAAGGCAGGGTTCCAAACATTTCATTGGGGAAGGGCTTTTGATGGCAAATGGTAAAGATTGGTACCACCAACGTCACATCGTTGCCCCTGCATTCATGGGAGACAGGCTTAAG AGCTATTCAGGGCACATGGTGCAATGCACTAAGGAGATGCTCCAATCACTAGAAAATGCAGTGGAGAGTGGAGAAACTGAGGTGGAGATTGGCCAGTACATGACCAAACTTGCTGCAGATATCATCTCTAGAACTGAGTTTGGTACAAGCtacaagaaaggaaagaaaatattcCATCTCCTCAAAGTGCTGCAGAGTCGTTGTGCACAAGCAAGTCGCCATCTTTGCTTTCCAGGGAGCAG GTTTTTTCCAAGTAAGTATAACAGAGAGATAAAGGCTTTAAAGATGGAGGTGGAGACTCTTTTGATGGAGATAATACAAAGCAGGAAAGACTGTGTGGAAATTGGGAGAAGCAATTCTTATGGGAATGATTTGTTGGGTATTCTCCTGAATGAGATGCAGAAGAAGAGAGGGGATGGAAATAGCTTGAACCTGCAGCTGGTGATGGATGAATGCAAAACATTTTTCTTTGCTGGACATGAAACCACTGCACTTTTACTCACTTGGACTGTTATGTTACTTGCCAGCAACCCTTCTTGGCAAGACAAAGTCAGAGCTGAAGTTAAAAGGGTCTGCAATGGGGAAACTCCCTCTGTGGATCTACTCTCCAAACTCACTCTA TTGCATATGGTGATCAATGAATCAATGAGGCTCTACCCCCCAGCTTCAGTGCTTCCTAGAATGGCCTTTGAAGACATAGTTTTGGGTGACCTTTACATACCTAAAGGGTTATCAATTTGGATTCCTGTGCTGGCTATTCATCATAGTGAAAAACTATGGGGTAAAGATGCAAATGAGTTCAACCCAGAAAGGTTTACTTCAAAGTCATTCATTCCTGGCCGTTTTTTACCATTTGCTTCGGGCCCTAGAAATTGTGTTGGACAAGCATTTGCTTTAATGGAAGCTAAGATCATATTAGCCATGTTGATCTCTAGGTTTAGTTTCACCATTTCAGAGAATTACAAGCATGCCCCTGTGGTTGTCCTCACAATTAAGCCCAAGTATGGAGTTCAAGTTTGTTTGAAGCCCTTGGAGCCATAA